The Archangium primigenium genomic interval TCCACACCGAGCTCGGGCGCTTGAGCGCGGGCGTGGTGCCCTTGCTGGACGAGGTGCGCGCGGGCGTGGGCGCGATCGAGCCGGAGGCGGGTGGCACCCGGCTGGCTCCCGCCGAGCACGAGGCGCGCCACGCGAAGCTGCTCGAGTCGCTGGAGGGTCTGGAAGAAGTGCTGGAGGCGCTCCAGCTGGCCGCGCGTTCGGGCCGCCCCGCCGCGGGCACGAGCCGGGGGGAGGGCTGAACCGTGGTATCGCCCCAAGACATCATCGTTTCCCAGGTGCTGGGCGCCGAGCCCACGCAGGCCCTGAGCTCGGGCGTCAAGGCGCTCAACACCGAGGTCACCGCCGTCAAGAGCAGCTTCACGGTGCTCCAGAAAATCTGGGCGCTCGTGGGGCCGGTGCTCCCGTGGGTGTTGCTCGCGCTCGTCGTGGGCCTCGCCGTCTTCTTCACCTGGAAGTTCTTCAAGCGTCGGCGCGGCGGCGGTCGGCCCGCGGCGGCCACCGAGAGCGGCCCGCCGCCCATGGACGGCCACCGTCTGGCCCAGGTGCGCAGCGCGTTCCTGTCCGGACTGCCGCTCGTCAACCGCGCCGCCGTGGTGGATCTGCCCACCGTGGTGGTGTTCGGTCCGGCGGGCAGCGGCAAGACGCAGCTCATCGGCCTGGACGTGGACTGGCAGCGCCAGGCCCGCCAGTACCTGCCCAGCTACACGTCGGATCCCCTGCTGCAGGTCTACCTGGGGCCGGACTGCGTGGTGCAGGAGGTGTCGGCGCCCCTGCTCGAGGACGAGACGCTGCCGGCCCGCGCGGCCCTGCGCCGCATGTGGAAGCGCTGCTTCAGCCACCGGCAGAAGGGCATGGCCGTCATCGCCCTGGACGTGCGCTGGCTGTCCGATACGCCTCCCGACGAGCAGCGGCGCTACGCGCAGCTCCTGCGCGGCAAGCTCAACCTCATGTCCGAGGCCTGCGGCGGTCCCGTGGAGACGCGCCTGTGCCTGACGCACATGGACGGGCTGGAGGGCTTCGAGGACTTCGCGCGGCTGCTCAAGACGCACGGCGTGTCGCTCGCCTTCGACATCCCCAAGCGGGGTGAGGAGGACAGCCTGTCCTCGCTGCTGCAGGGCCAGGAGCAGTACCTCGCCCTGGGCCTCACCTCGCTGCCCGTGGATGCCTTCGAGCGGCTCGAGCACTTCTACTCGCAGGGGGGCCGCTCGTTCTCGGGCCTGGGCCGCTTCGTCACCGCGCTGCTCGAGGGAGACACGCTCTCGTTCAAGCCGCGGCTCACGCGCGTCTACCTGTCCTCGCTCACGCCCGAGGCGCGCGCCAGCGGCACCCTGTCCGTGGTGGCCGAGGCCAATGCCAACGAGGCGCTGCGCCGGCTCTACCTGAGCACCCACCTGCGGCGCGCCGCGGCGATCGCCGCCGTGTTCTGTCTGCCCGTGGTGGCCGCCTACGTGCACTTCTACCTGCTCCTGGGCGAGGCCCAGGACGAGGTGCAACGGCTCGAGGACACCGTCTCCCAGCTGCGTGAGCAGGGCATCGAGGGCCGGGGCGAGGTGGTGGAGGAGCTGGTGAACCACGCCGCGGACGCGCTGCTGCACCTCAAGGGCGCCGAGCGCTGGTGGCCCCCGCTGCGCACCAGCTTCCCCCAGGAGACCCTGGCCCTGCGCCAGCGCCTGGCCACGGGCATCCGGGAGAGCCACCTGCGGCCCGCGCTCGAGCGCTGCCGCAAGAACCCCGAGGACTGCCGCCCCGAGCAGGTCGTCTACCTGCTGTCCACCCTGCATGCCTCCAACAAGGACGGGCTCGGCACCTTCGTCAACTCCAGCCTCCACGTCCAGTCCTCGCGTCGGCACGTGATCGCCGCGCCGTCCGAGACGGCGGGGAGCACCACCGCGGCCAGCCGCACGTGGATCTCCGCGCTCGACCTGAGCGAGCCGCTCATCGCCACGTACGTGCTCGCCAGTGACTCGCCCTGGGAGCGCAACCCGCCGTGTCGCAAGGACGCGACCGTGCAGCTGTCCGGCAACGAGGAGCCCTGGTCGTGCTGGCCCTTCACCGAGCGGCTGACGTTCGAGAGCCAGCTCAAGCCGTGGATGGAGCACTTCCTCTTCCTGCGCCAGGCCCTGGAGGCCAAGGACATCGCCCGCCTAGACCTGCGCCGCGCCGAGCGCGAGCGGCTGCAGGCGCAGCTGGCCGACCTGGACGTCTACGCCTCGCTGTCCACCGTGCTCAACCTGTTCGACACGTCGAAGGTCCAGGTCAACACGCGGCACTTCCACGGCATCGAGACCACGGTGGACGTGCTCGCGTGGCTGCAGCGCAACCGCGAGACGCTCGCGGGCATCCTGCGCATGGAAGAGGAGGCCTACGCGGGCCTGCTCGCGGTGGAGAAGATGGGCCCCTCCGAGCTGCTCACGCGCGATGGGCTCTGGCTGCCCGGCAGCAACAAGGGCCCCTACCGCGTGGAGCTCCTGCAGCAGTCCTTCGAGTTCCGGCCGCCCCAGCTGTCGCGGGACCTGCTCCAGGCCCTGCTCGACACCCAGGATGCCAACGGGCGGCTCACGTTGAATGGCCAGGCCCCCATCCGTCCCGGACAGATGGTGCTCAGCCGCACGCCCTTCGAGACCGACCTGCGGCCCCTGGTGGACGAGTTCACCCAGCGGCTCAAGGACGCGCAGCTGCCCACGGAGGAGTCCGCCAAGCGCTCCCAGTACATCCGCAAGCGCGTGGACGTGTTCTCCCAGGGCTACCGCGATGGCCTCTTCTACAGCGTGCGCCACTACCGCTTCAGCGCCCCGCGCAAGCTGCTGCTCGATGAGCTGGGCCGGCTGTCCCAGCCGTCCTCCGAGCAGGTGGACATGCTGCGCGACGTGGCCGCGCGCGCCAACCTGGAGACGCTGGAGGGCCCCTACTACGAGCCCCTGCGCAACGCCGTGGCCCCCTTCCGGCCCGTCGTTCAGCTGATGGTGGCCGACAAGAGCGGCTTCTACACGGCGCTCGCGCCCTATCAGGCCCTGGTGGCGCAGATGCGCGACGAGCTGGATGCCGGCTCCGCGCCTGGCGCCGTCAAGCCGGGCGCCGCGCCCGCCGCCAAGTCCGATGCCGAGGCCCCCGCGCCCGGCGCGGAAGGCACCAACGCCCAGCTCGCGGACCTGCTCTCGCCGCTGGAGAAGGTCGCCCTCGCCATGATGTTGGAGGAGGAGGGCTCCTACCTGCGCAAGGCCCAGGCCTGGCTGGATCAGCAGGGCATCACGGGCGACCTGCGCCAGCCCTTCCTCGAGCCCTTCATCGCCGTGCAGAAGCTGGGCAAGGAGGAGCTGGAGAACACGCTCGCGCGCCAGTGGTCGGAGGCCTCCGGGCGCATGCTGCGGCCCCTGCTCACGCGCTACCCCTTCAACGCCAGCGCCAAGGAGGACGTGGATCCGAGCGAGCTGGAAGTGCTGCGGCGCAAGGACGGCGCCTTCTGGCACTTCGTGGACCAGGTCTTCTCCCGGGTGTGCATGGAGCGGGGCACCCAGTGGGCCCTGCGCGGCACCCTGCGCGACAAGCTGCAGCTGCCCGAGCCGCTGCTGCCCACCCTCAGTCAGCTCTCGCGCCTGTCCAAGCTGCTCTGGGACGAGGAGGGCCGGCCCCGGCCGCTGATGCTCAAGGTGCAGCCCCAGCCGCTGCCGCCTCCACCCATGCCGGGCGTCTTCGTCACCATGTCCTCGCTCAAGTGCGGCAAGACGACCGCCTACGGCTTCAACCAGAGCCCCACCTGGCAGGACTTCCCGCTCAGCTGGTGGGATCAGCAGGTGTCCTCCATCGTGCTGGAGTTGCGCTCGCCCGCGCGCGATGATCCCAAGTTCCTGTCGTTGCCCTGGAACCGCTCCGTGTGGAGCTGCTTCCGTTTGTTCGAGGAGGCCCTGGTGACGTCGGATCAACGGCGGCAATGGAGCCTGGTGTTGCAAGGAAACAACGTGAGCAAGCGGGGCGTGGAGATTGGCTTCGGACTCAAGGGCGACCCGTGGATGCCCTTCCGCGAGGTGCCGCGATGAGCCTCCGCGTGGGGCTCGTCGCCCTGGCGGCGCTCGTGCTGGGCGCCTGTGGGCCGAGTCGGATCAACCTGAGCATCAAGTCGCCCGTGGGCACCAACATGGGCCGGCCCCTGTACATGCTCGTGCGCCAGGTGGACCCCAAGCAGTACGCCAACGAGGCGTACTCCGAGGTGGCCTCGCGGGTGGGCTCCCCGGACGAGACCGTGCTGCAGACGTCCGTCATCTACCCGGGCACCATCCAGCGCTTCCAGGTGAAGGCGCCCAAGGATGGCTCGGTGGCGGTGTCCTTCCTCTTCACCGCGCCGGACGGCAACTGGCAGCTGCTGCTCAGCCCGCCCCTGTCGCGCTCGGTGGACGTGGAGCTGGCCACGAGCCGCATCCTGCGCGAGTCGATCTCCCAGGAGGACGCCAAGGAAGAGGCGCCCGCCGCGCCCGAGGGCAAGGCCCCCGAGGCCAAGGCGCCCGAGGGCATGAAGATGCCCGAGCTGCCCAACCCCCTGGGCGGCAAGAAGTAGCTCAGCCCCCCAGCGCCCGCACCTGGGCATGGAGGGCGTCCATCACCGCGCCCACCTGGGTGCGGGCCTGCTCCACCACCGGCGAGAAGGGATCGAAGTCCCGCAGGGACGCCTCCAGGGCGTCCACGGGCGCGAGCAGCTGGTTCTTCGCCGCGTCCACCTGACCCGTCATCGCGTCGATGCGCTGGGACGCCGTGTCCACCACGCCCCCGGCGCGCTCCACGAAGGTGGCGAGCAGCTGCTCGATGCGCCGGGCCAGCTCGGCCTCGAGCCGGACGCGGGCCTCGCGCGCCTGCGCCAGCGCCTGATCCACCGCGGTGCTGGCCGCGTCCAGGCCCGTCTTCACCTGCTCGCGCGCCGTGGCCACCTGTTGATCGATCGTCTGGCCCACGGTCTCCACCTGTTGCATCGCGGCCTTCACGCCCGTGTCCAGGTTCTCTTGGAGCGTGGTGAGCTGCTCGGACACGTGCTGCTTGAGCGTGTCCACGCGCGCGACCACCTGCGCCTCCAGCTTCTCCACCTGCTGGGTGACCTGATCGCGCGCGGTGGCGATCTGCCGCGTCACCTGCGCCACCAACTGCTCCAGCTGCCCGAGCGCTTGATCGATCCCGCTCTGCACGGACTGGGTGAGCGTCTGGATCTGCTGCACGAGCTGCTGCTTGAGCGCGTCCACCTGGGCGAGCGCCTGGGACTGGAGCTGCTCCACCTGGGTGATGAGCTGGTCCTGCAGCGCCGTCATCTGCTGGCTCACCTGCTGGGTGAGGGTGCCGAGCTGGGTGGAGATCTGCTTCACCACGTTGTCGATGGCCGCCATGGCGGGCTTGACCAGGGCCTTGGGCAGGTCCGACGCGGGGATGGCGTCCAGCATCTGCACGGCCTTGGACAGCAGGGACTCCAGGGTGCCCACCAGGTTCTTGAAGAGCGTCTGGAGCTGCTCGAGCTTCTCGGGCAGGGCGGAGAAGACGGCCATGAGCTGCTTCTCCAGCTGGGCCACCGTGTCCATGAGGCTGTCGAGCACGGCGAAGGTGGCGTCGATCGTCTGGCGGATGGGGGACTTGATGGACTCGACGGTGAGCAGCGCCGTCTTCATCAGGGCCTCCACGGCGCCCACGCCCTGGGTGATGACCGAGTCGATCTGCTCGCCCACCTGGGTGATGAGCTTCTCCACGGCCTCGATCTGCCCGAGCAGCGCGCGCACGGGCGTGCCCAGGGCCTGCTCCAGCGTGTCCAGGGCCTGATTGAGGCTCTTGCCGCCCGTCTCCAGGGTGGTGCCCACGGTGGTCTCCAGGGTCGCCAGCGTCTGGTCCACCGTCTGCGTGGCCCCCTCCAGCTGCGTCTTCACCGGGACGAGCGTCGCGCGCAGCTGGGCGATGCGCTCGCGCACCTCGGCCTTGGACGTTTCTCCGGTGGATTGGATCTCGTCATGGAGGCCTTGCAGGGTGTTCGCGGGCACGGCGAGGGTGGTGTCCAGCACCCCGAGCAGCCGCTGGGTCTCCGCCTGCACGGTCTCGCGCGCCTTGGCCGTCTTGCCGAACACCTGATCCGTCGCGGCGGTGATCGTCTGGCTGGCGCCGCGAATCCGCTGCGCGACCTGGGTGCCCCCCGCGTCGAGCAGCTCGCGCAGCTGCTTCTCCCGCGCGGCGATCTGCTCCTCGAGCGCGCGCAGCTGCGCGTCCGCCTGGGCGCGGGCCTTCTGGAGCTGCTCGCGCGCGAGCGTCTCCGGCAGGCGCACCTTGCGCGTCTCCTCGTCCATCCGGGCGCGCACCTTGCGCAGCTCCTCCAGGGCCTGCTCCGCGTGGGCCTGGAGCGCCGCGTCCTGGGGGTTCTGCTTCGCCTTGGCCTTGACCCGGGCGTGCTCCTCCTCGTAGCGCTTCTCCAGCTCGAGCAGGGGCGCCTGGACCTTCTTCACCTCCTGCTCCACCCGGGTGGTGACCTGCGCCAGCTCCGCCTCGAGCTTCTTCTGGGCGGCGTCGAGCAGGGCCTCGAGGCCCTGCTTGCGCTGGTCGAGCGCGGCCTTGCCCTCGTCCAGCAGGGCCTCGCAGCGCGACTTCACCTCCTGGGTGAGGCCGTCGAGCTGCTGGGAGAAGGCCTGCTGCTTGCCCTTGACCTGCTGCTCGAGCGCCACGCAGCGCGTGGACACGGCGGGCTCCAGGGAGGCCACCGTGGCGCGCACCTTGCCCGCGGGGGCCTGCAGCTTCGCGCGAAGGGCGAGCACGTCCCCGGCCGTCTTGTCGAACTGGCTCCACAGGGCCTTCATTCAGGGCTCCAGCTCCGCGAACTCGGCATCCAGCGCGTCGATCTTCCCGGCGAGCCGCTGGCCCAGGCCCGTCACCTCGGGGCGCAAGGCGCCCAGGGCCGCCACGAGCTTGCCCGACAGGCCGTCCACGCCCGTGCGCAGGGCCGTCACCTGGGCCGTCATGCCGGTGTGGAAGGACTCCAGTTCTCCGCGCAGCTCCGCTACCTTGCCGCTCAATTGCCGCATGGGTGTGCTCCGTCCGCCCGGGGGCTACCGCAGTTTCTCCAGTGAGGCCTTGGCCGACGCCGCCGCCGCCGCGAGCTCACCCGTGCCCTGGTCGAGCCGCGCCGCCGCGCCGTTGAGGGTGCCCTTGGCCTCGGCCACCTTCGCGCCCACTTCCTTGCGCGCGCCACTCAAGGCCGTCTTGGCCTCCGCCTGGGCGCTCTTCATCTTCGCCCGCGTGGCGCCCATGGCCCCCTGGTAGGCCGTGGACGTCATCCCGATGGACTCGCCCACGGACGCCGTGAGGTCTCCCTTGGCGGCCTGCACCTGGGGCGAGACGTCATAGGTGGGCGTGGGCGCCGCCGAGGCCTCGCTCTCCTTCACCTGGATGAAGAGGTGGCCCTCGCCCATGCGCACCACCTGGGTGTCGCCCCCGGAGGTGCGCAGCATGCGCCAGACGGGCTTGTCGTCCTGGAAGTCGTGGGTGAGCGCCGTCTGGCTCTTCTTGTTCTGCCCGAGGAGGATCTGATCCCCCTGGCCGTCCTGCGGGGGCCGCACGCCTTCCTTCCAGTCCAGGAAGCGCAAGAGCTCGGCGCGCTCGTGGTGCAGCGCCACCAGGACCCGGGTGTTCTTGTAGGGCGGGAAGAAGAACTGCCCCGGGAAGTGGATGGGCTCGGCGAGCACGCTCACCGTCTTGTTCCACAGCGGCACCGTCATCCGGAAGGAGTGGATGGAGGTCTTCTCGTCCTCGGAGATGAGGTAGCGCCGGTCCTCGGGTTCGCCGCCCGGGCTGTGCACCAGGCCCTCGACGTGGATGGGGTAGCGGGGCGCGCGAAAGGCGGGCAGGGCGACGGCGGGCTCCGCCGCGGATTCCAGCTCCAGGGCCACGCGCGTCTGGAAGGTGGCGCTGGGGTTGGCCTGGCCCGCGTGCTGGCCCTCGTCGTCCGCGCGCGCCTCCAGCTCCACTGTCTGCACGCGCAGGTCCTCGTCCCGGCCCGTGAGGCCCGCGGCCCAGAGCGGGCCGGTGAGCTGCAGGCGCGCGCCCGGAAACACGTTCACGGGCGGGAAGTCCTTGAAGGCGAGCTGGTAGCGGGGCTGCCGCACCTGGAGCCGCGTCTTCTCCTGCTTCTGCCGCGCCTCGGCCCGCGTGGCGAGCGGCTCGCGCAGGAGCACGTCATGGGAGACGCCCGCGACGGCCTGGGGCTGCTCGAGCGCCTGGGTGGTGGGCGCGGCCGCCAGGGCGTTGAGCACCCGGGTGCCGTGCCGGATGGGCGCGGGCACGTGCACCCGCAGGGACTGGACGGACAGGGGGCTCAGGTTCGCGGGCTGCCCCTCGGCGGGCTTGCTGTCCGTGAGCAGGTACTGGTTCTTCTGGGAGTCGTAGGTGAAGACGCCCTGGTGGGTGTGCACGTACCAGAGCACGAAGTCGTA includes:
- a CDS encoding type VI secretion IcmF C-terminal domain-containing protein translates to MVSPQDIIVSQVLGAEPTQALSSGVKALNTEVTAVKSSFTVLQKIWALVGPVLPWVLLALVVGLAVFFTWKFFKRRRGGGRPAAATESGPPPMDGHRLAQVRSAFLSGLPLVNRAAVVDLPTVVVFGPAGSGKTQLIGLDVDWQRQARQYLPSYTSDPLLQVYLGPDCVVQEVSAPLLEDETLPARAALRRMWKRCFSHRQKGMAVIALDVRWLSDTPPDEQRRYAQLLRGKLNLMSEACGGPVETRLCLTHMDGLEGFEDFARLLKTHGVSLAFDIPKRGEEDSLSSLLQGQEQYLALGLTSLPVDAFERLEHFYSQGGRSFSGLGRFVTALLEGDTLSFKPRLTRVYLSSLTPEARASGTLSVVAEANANEALRRLYLSTHLRRAAAIAAVFCLPVVAAYVHFYLLLGEAQDEVQRLEDTVSQLREQGIEGRGEVVEELVNHAADALLHLKGAERWWPPLRTSFPQETLALRQRLATGIRESHLRPALERCRKNPEDCRPEQVVYLLSTLHASNKDGLGTFVNSSLHVQSSRRHVIAAPSETAGSTTAASRTWISALDLSEPLIATYVLASDSPWERNPPCRKDATVQLSGNEEPWSCWPFTERLTFESQLKPWMEHFLFLRQALEAKDIARLDLRRAERERLQAQLADLDVYASLSTVLNLFDTSKVQVNTRHFHGIETTVDVLAWLQRNRETLAGILRMEEEAYAGLLAVEKMGPSELLTRDGLWLPGSNKGPYRVELLQQSFEFRPPQLSRDLLQALLDTQDANGRLTLNGQAPIRPGQMVLSRTPFETDLRPLVDEFTQRLKDAQLPTEESAKRSQYIRKRVDVFSQGYRDGLFYSVRHYRFSAPRKLLLDELGRLSQPSSEQVDMLRDVAARANLETLEGPYYEPLRNAVAPFRPVVQLMVADKSGFYTALAPYQALVAQMRDELDAGSAPGAVKPGAAPAAKSDAEAPAPGAEGTNAQLADLLSPLEKVALAMMLEEEGSYLRKAQAWLDQQGITGDLRQPFLEPFIAVQKLGKEELENTLARQWSEASGRMLRPLLTRYPFNASAKEDVDPSELEVLRRKDGAFWHFVDQVFSRVCMERGTQWALRGTLRDKLQLPEPLLPTLSQLSRLSKLLWDEEGRPRPLMLKVQPQPLPPPPMPGVFVTMSSLKCGKTTAYGFNQSPTWQDFPLSWWDQQVSSIVLELRSPARDDPKFLSLPWNRSVWSCFRLFEEALVTSDQRRQWSLVLQGNNVSKRGVEIGFGLKGDPWMPFREVPR